The following are encoded together in the Myxocyprinus asiaticus isolate MX2 ecotype Aquarium Trade chromosome 7, UBuf_Myxa_2, whole genome shotgun sequence genome:
- the LOC127443361 gene encoding protein SON-like isoform X2, whose product MATNIEEIFRDFVMSKIKEIEDESQDNSRTDETHCNTVEPQSEPVAETREDGLQTEHINTTTDKVTRTDLQDDQGKEDASTKHRKSKKHKKHKSKKKKKKHKSRKDGSSETDSDRETQESGKKKKRKKKKKSREADKAKRSGSRFQSSSASGSESESEAKPSSENAKSPSAGKASKSELKEPSGLGKSRELPDIIPKMENSVHNNIENERAKDKKRSPSRTSKREENSRGRRTRSRSPKRKSGHRSRSPSSKRQQKSKSRSRSRNSPRMRSNQRRERSRSRSKVRNKHSRSRSVRRGRNSRSKSRSRRTRSRSIVILRKNRRSASKSRSHSPRCRNHSRSRSQGRTKHSKSRSISKSSSVSKDIQKITETIKNDTVPAKDNSESSGIQADVSQKTTENGQSPPMAVNAETKPPETVVESSNSGVNAVGFTGSWRPVPFLSESTKGNSSQKCITPEVPLEVINVSAETSASSTVEPKDLECSVKLEKEEATATPTIDPQTSLEKNSRSPSKSPNPQRSSRSKRAARSRSKSSSKRRKSRSSSRNKDKKSKSRSPSQRKSTKSKTQNKSSKSRSPKRKRSRSRSPGRRKRSKTPDRSRRSKSKKRSRSRSRRRSRSGSRWKRGFGSRTLNQRDRWKREPSRSPVLILRKKRSTSKTRRSASKTPPRLTELDKEQLLEIAKANAAAMCAKAGVPIPESLRPKTILQLPLPNANATALPLGVPVMSNITMNAAMASMTAATMTAALSSMGALASLPQLAPLPTIVNKPPPSNTSNLASIEEAKRKVTKQANSFSIQELTERCKKIAESKEEMAIAKPHVSDDEDDEKPFGGTSLKENKGFAFSLSSTSIKPAVRTEAVFAKEFPVSSGSQHRKKEADGAYGEWVPVEKKTEKPSESGSSGTEEASKDKDSVFPEAPSQPVDITLAVSERAVAQKRLAENPFDINAMCMLNRAQEQVDAWAQSNTIPGLFTGSTGAQVLSSDELSNSGPQAWIKKQMQDGLLTSLYSS is encoded by the exons ATGGCGACCAACATCGAGGAGATCTTCAGGGATTTTGTTATGAGTAAAATCAAAGAAATCGAGGATGAGTCTCAAGATAACAG tcgGACAGATGAGACCCATTGTAATACTGTGGAACCACAATCTGAGCCTGTCGCAGAGACAAGAGAAGATGGACTTCAAACAGAACACATTAACACAACAACAG ATAAAGTCACACGTACTGACCTCCAGGATGACCAGGGTAAAGAGGATGCCAGCACTAAACACAGGAAGAGTAAAAAGCACAAAAAGCACAAaagtaaaaagaagaaaaaaaaacataagtccAGAAAAGACGGCAGCTCAGAGACTGACTCTGACAGAGAGACTCAAGAAAG tggaaagaaaaagaagagaaagaaaaagaaaaaatctcgAGAGGCAGACAAAGCGAAAAGGTCTGGCTCACGTTTTCAAAGCTCTTCTGCATctggatcagaatcagaatccgAAGCAAAACCTTCCAGTGAAAATGCTAAATCGCCATCAGCAGGTAAGGCTTCAAAGTCTGAGCTGAAGGAACCATCTGGTTTAGGTAAGTCTCGGGAGTTACCCGACATTATTCCCAAGATGGAAAATTCTGTCCACAACAACATAGAAAATGAAAGGGCCAAGGACAAGAAAAGAAGCCCCAGCAGGACATCTAAAAGAGAGGAGAACTCCAGAGGAAGACGAACCAGATCAAGATCACCCAAACGGAAATCCGGACACAGATCAAGATCCCCGTCTTCAAAACGACAACAGAAATCAAAGTCGAGATCTCGTTCTAGAAATAGTCCCAGAATGAGGTCTAATCAGCGGAGAGAGAGAAGTAGATCGAGGTCAAAGGTACGGAATAAACATTCCAGGTCTCGTTCTGTGAGAAGAGGCAGAAATTCAAGATCAAAGTCACGTTCCAGGCGGACTCGCTCAAGGTCTATTGTAATCTTAAGGAAGAACAGAAGGTCCGCTTCAAAATCTAGGTCTCACTCTCCACGATGTAGGAACCATTCCAGGAGTAGGTCGCAAGGAAGAACAAAACATTCAAAATCAAGGTCCATATCAAAATCTAGTTCTGTTTCAAAAGACATTCAGAAGATAACTGAAACTATTAAGAATGATACAGTTCCAGCAAAGGACAATAGTGAAAGTTCTGGAATTCAAGCAGATGTATCTCAAAAAACTACTGAGAATGGACAAAGTCCACCAATGGCTGTGAACGCGGAAACCAAGCCACCTGAGACTGTTGTGGAGAGCTCAAATTCTGGTGTGAATGCAGTTGGCTTCACTGGATCTTGGAGACCAGTACCCTTTTTAAGTGAGTCAACTAAGGGCAACTCTTCACAGAAGTGCATTACACCAGAGGTGCCTTTGGAGGTGATCAATGTATCTGCAGAAACCTCAGCGTCCTCAACAGTTGAGCCAAAGGATTTAGAGTGTAGCGTCAAACTTGAAAAGGAAGAAGCTACCGCAACTCCAACAATAGACCCACAGACTTCATTAGAGAAGAATTCAAGGTCACCGTCCAAGTCTCCCAATCCACAAAGATCCTCAAGATCCAAACGAGCTGCAAGATCTAGATCAAAGTCTTCCTCGAAAAGGAGGAAATCCAGGTCGTCTTCACGGAATAAGGACAAGAAGTCCAAATCTAGATCACCCTCACAAAGAAAAAGCACCAAGTCCAAAACGCAGAACAAAAGTTCTAAATCAAGGTCACCCAAAAGGAAAAGGTCAAGGTCTCGTTCACCAGGTAGAAGGAAAAGGTCTAAAACTCCAGACAGAAGCAGGCGATCAAAATCCAAAAAAAGGTCTCGCTCGCGTTCAAGGAGGCGATCTCGATCAGGCTCGCGTTGGAAAAGAGGTTTTGGAAGTCGAACGCTAAATCAACGGGACCGATGGAAACGAGAACCCAGTCGGTCTCCGGTCCTCATTCTTCGTAAGAAAAGGTCAACGTCCAAAACTCGCCGAAGTGCCAGCAAGACGCCTCCACGTCTTACGGAGCTTG ATAAGGAACAATTGCTGGAGATAGCTAAAGCTAATGCTGCAGCTATGTGTGCCAAGGCAGGGGTGCCCATTCCAGAGAGCCTCAGGCCTAAAACTATCCTTCAACTACCCTTGCCAAATGCAAATGCTACAGCCTTACCCTTGGGGGTACCAGTGATGTCAAACATAACCATGAATGCTGCTATGGCTAGCATGACTGCTGCTACAATGACTGCTGCTTTGTCTAGTATGGGTGCCTTGGCGTCATTGCCGCAATTGGCCCCATTACCGACAATTGTCAACAAGCCACCCCCTTCAAACACCTCTAATCTAGCCAGTATTGAGGAAGCCAAAAGGAAAGTAACCAAACAGGCTAACAGTTTCAGCATTCAAGAGCTAACAGAG AGATGCAAGAAGATTGCTGAGAGCAAGGAAGAGATGGCCATTGCAAAACCACACGTGTcagatgatgaagacgatgagaAGCCATTTGGGGGAACTTCCCTTAAGGAGAACAAGGGCTTTGCCTTTAGTCTCAGT AGCACCTCAATAAAGCCAGCCGTCCGAACGGAAGCTGTCTTTGCTAAGGAGTTTCCAGTGTCCTCCGGCTCCCAGCACAGAAAGAAAGAGGCTGATGGTGCGTACGGGGAATGGGTGCCAGTTGAAAAGAAGACGGAAAAGCCATCAGAATCAGGTTCTTCCGGGACAGAAGAGGCCAGCAAGGACAAAGATAGTGTCTTTCCTGAAGCGCCTTCTCAA CCAGTGGACATCACATTGGCTGTCAGCGAGAGAGCAGTGGCCCAAAAGAGGCTGGCGGAAAACCCTTTCGACATAAACGCCATGTGTATGCTCAATCGGGCTCAGGAGCAA GTGGACGCCTGGGCCCAGTCCAACACAATTCCTGGACTCTTCACGGGTTCAACAGGTGCCCAAGTGCTCTCGTCAGATGAGCTGTCTAACAGCGGCCCACAGGCTTGGATTAAGAAG CAGATGCAGGATGGGCTGCTCACCTCACTGTATTCTTCTTAA